One genomic region from Clarias gariepinus isolate MV-2021 ecotype Netherlands chromosome 22, CGAR_prim_01v2, whole genome shotgun sequence encodes:
- the LOC128510228 gene encoding solute carrier family 35 member C2-like isoform X2: MVCPVSVICRSLRTVGLVLFYYAFSIGITFYNKWLMKDFHYPLFMTLFHLIVIFCLSAMTRCLMQCWTRKPRVTLGWKVYFYKVAPTALATALDIGLSNWSFLFITISLYTMTKSSAVLFILFFSLLFKLEEPNPFLILVVLLIAGGLFMFTLKSTQFNLEGFIMVLLASFIGGIRWTLTQLLMQKAELGLQNPIDTMYHLQPLMFMGLFPLFMFNEGLNLSTTEKMFRVSELHPLLYSLLSLFAGGSLAFGLGFSEFLLVSRTSSLTLSIAGIFKEVCTLLLAVKFLGDKMSTINWLGFVVCLLGISLHVGLKTYYSKGNGSTLRSLPGRENPDMELPLLISRDDCSEAEDEG; the protein is encoded by the exons ATGGTGTGCCCAGTGTCCGTCATCTGTCGGTCTCTCCGCACTGTAGGCCTGGTCCTTTTCTACTACGCTTTCTCTATCGGGATCACTTTCTACAACAAATGGCTTATGAAG GACTTCCACTATCCTTTGTTCATGACCCTGTTCCATCTCATCGTCATATTTTGTTTGTCTGCGATGACACGGTGTCTCATGCAGTGCTGGACACGGAAGCCTAGAGTCACTTTAGGCTGGAAGGTCTACTTTTACAAGGTGGCACCTACAG CACTGGCAACTGCTTTGGACATTGGACTATCCAACTGGAGCTTCCTTTTCATCACTATCAGTCT ATACACAATGACCAAGTCTTCAGCTGTGCTGTTcattctctttttctccctgCTCTTTAAATTGGAGGAACCG aacccCTTCCTGATTCTGGTAGTTCTGCTGATAGCTGGTGgattatttatgtttacactTAAGTCCACTCAGTTTAACCTGGAGGGCTTCATCATGGTCCTGCTGGCTTCTTTTATCGGTGGGATCCGCTGGACCCTTACACAGCTCCTCATGCAGAAAGCAGAGCTCG GTCTCCAGAACCCTATAGACACCATGTATCACCTGCAGCCCCTCATGTTCATGGGCCTGTTTCCTCTTTTCATGTTCAATGAGG GACTGAACCTGAGTACAACTGAGAAGATGTTCCGAGTAAGTGAGCTCCATCCGCTGCTCTactctctcctgtctctgtTTGCGGGAGGTTCACTGGCTTTTGGACTCGGTTTCTCTGAGTTCCTTCTTGTCTCCCGTACCTCCAGCCTTACTCTGTCCATAGCAGGCATCTTTAAG GAAGTGTGCACTTTGCTGCTTGCAGTGAAATTTTTGGGAGACAAAATGAGCACAATAAACTGGCTGGGATTTGTTGTTTGTCTGTTGGGTATATCTCTACATGTAGGTCTCAAGACATACTACAGcaaag GTAATGGATCTACATTAAGATCACTACCAGGAAGAGAAAATCCAGACATGGAGCTCCCTCTTCTCATCTCAAGAGATGATTGCTCTGAAGCAGAAGATGagggataa
- the taf13 gene encoding transcription initiation factor TFIID subunit 13 — protein sequence MRSTGSRKFTQRLFVSPLSNVLIQIFARDLKAPDWKMAEEDDDPGFDEELDEGGNGVDTGHGRRKRLFSKELRCMMYGFGDDQNPYTESVDILEDLVIEFITEMTHKAMSIGRQGRVQVEDIVFLIRKDPRKFARVKDLLTMNEELKRARKAFDEANYGS from the exons ATGCGTTCAACCGGAAGCCGGAAGTTCACCCAGCGGCTGTTTGTAAGCCCGCTTTCAAACGTGTTGATACAGATATTTG CTCGTGATTTAAAGGCTCCTGATTGGAAAATGGCGGAGGAAGACGACGATCCCGGTTTCGATGAGGAGTTGGATGAAGGCGGAAACGGTGTAGACACTGGTCACGGCAGAAGGAAGAGACTTTTCTCGAAAGAGCTTCGCTGTATGATGTACGGCTTCGGTGACGACCAGAATCCGTACACGGAGTCGGTGGATATCCTGGAGGACCTGGTGATCGAGTTCATCACGGAGATGACCCACAAAGCCATGTCCATCGGGCGCCAGGGCCGCGTTCAGGTCGAGGACATCGTCTTCCTCATTCGGAAAGACCCGAGAAAGTTTGCGAGGGTGAAGGATCTGCTGACTATGAACGAGGAGCTCAAGAGAGCCAGGAAAGCCTTTGATGAGGCTAACTATGGCTCCTGA